The following proteins come from a genomic window of Blastococcus sp. HT6-30:
- a CDS encoding DUF2795 domain-containing protein — MTDPHQPATSPGTGQGDIERRAALAESLGKEVWPADRDALIAKAQEGPAPDRVLSDLRRLPAGQQFENVQEVAQALGLGTEQQRF, encoded by the coding sequence GTGACCGACCCGCACCAGCCCGCCACCAGCCCCGGCACCGGCCAGGGCGACATCGAGCGCCGCGCCGCGCTCGCCGAGTCCCTCGGCAAGGAGGTCTGGCCGGCCGACCGCGACGCGCTGATCGCCAAGGCGCAGGAAGGGCCCGCCCCCGACCGGGTGCTCTCCGATCTGCGGCGCCTGCCCGCCGGGCAGCAGTTCGAGAACGTCCAGGAGGTCGCCCAGGCGCTGGGCCTGGGCACCGAGCAGCAGCGGTTCTGA
- a CDS encoding thioesterase family protein, whose translation MRHEHPVRLRWSDPDMLGHVNHARALSLLEDARLALGDDHAGGGLILARLEVDYLRQLYYRVGEELCVHSWVTRLGTKSFTMRQELAQDGEVAIRADVVLVVFDFAANASRPMTEAERAHWTRYLEG comes from the coding sequence GTGCGGCACGAGCACCCGGTCCGGCTCCGCTGGTCGGACCCCGACATGCTGGGCCACGTCAACCACGCGCGGGCACTGAGCCTCCTGGAGGACGCACGGCTCGCACTGGGGGACGACCACGCCGGGGGAGGGCTGATCCTCGCCCGTCTTGAGGTGGACTACCTGCGCCAGCTCTACTACCGGGTCGGCGAGGAGCTCTGCGTGCACAGCTGGGTGACCCGGCTGGGCACGAAGTCCTTCACGATGCGGCAGGAGCTGGCGCAGGACGGGGAGGTGGCCATCCGCGCCGACGTCGTCCTGGTGGTCTTCGACTTCGCGGCGAACGCCAGCCGGCCGATGACCGAGGCCGAGCGGGCGCACTGGACGCGCTACCTGGAGGGCTGA
- a CDS encoding ChaB family protein translates to MPKTAKNGSAKQSELPSTLQRSPKKAQRTFTKAYDSAVEEYDDEERANRTAWAAVKHSFEKVGDRWARKEKGKKGPSDAQAAGGRGTGKETKGGVDANASKSHLYDVAKKLDISGRSKMGKKDLVAAIQKANDKKTAAARKK, encoded by the coding sequence ATGCCGAAGACGGCGAAGAACGGCTCCGCCAAGCAGTCGGAGCTGCCCAGCACGCTGCAGCGGTCGCCGAAGAAGGCGCAGCGCACCTTCACCAAGGCCTACGACTCCGCGGTGGAGGAGTACGACGACGAGGAGCGCGCCAACCGGACGGCGTGGGCCGCGGTGAAGCACAGCTTCGAGAAGGTCGGCGACCGTTGGGCTCGAAAAGAAAAGGGCAAGAAGGGCCCGTCCGACGCCCAAGCCGCAGGCGGGCGCGGTACCGGCAAGGAGACCAAGGGCGGCGTCGACGCCAACGCCTCGAAGTCCCATCTCTACGACGTGGCCAAGAAGCTCGACATCTCGGGCCGCTCGAAGATGGGGAAGAAGGACCTCGTCGCCGCCATCCAGAAGGCGAATGACAAGAAGACCGCCGCGGCGCGCAAGAAGTAG